Within the Deltaproteobacteria bacterium genome, the region AGTCTGTCAGCGAAGAAAGTCCCTCTGAACGTCAGAATGATTGCATAAAGGAAATTCTCAACGCAGGTTATCACCTGATGGAACTGATTAATGAAGTGCTCGACCTTTCCAGTATCGAGTCGGGTAAACTCAGCATGTCTATTGAGATGATACCCCTTGAGCCATTAATTAAAGAATGTATTGCACTGATATTACCCCTGGCTGACCAAAACAGAATTTCAGTCAGGGAAAGTTGCCAAAACTATGAGGACTATTTTGTTTGTGCCGATAAAACGAGATTGAAACAGATCTTGCTTAACCTTTTGTCCAACGCCGTCAAGTATAATAAGGAGGGGGGCGAGGTAAAGATTGAGTGCAGGATGGAAGGGGGGAAATTCGTTCGTATTTGTGTCACCGATACGGGTGAAGGTTTTCCCGAAGAGCAGTATATGCAGCTTTTTGAGCCTTTCAAACGTCTTGTGTCCGATCGGCGGAAAAGTATTGAGGGAACGGGAATCGGACTTTCCATCAGCAAAAACCTTATTCAGCTTATGGGGGGGAGCCTGGGTGTGGAAAGTTTCCCGGGAAAAGGGAGTACCTTTTGGATAGACATTGTTAAAGATAAGAGCAGAGAACTGTATAAAGCCGATGCTTATCCGGGCGAGGCGGCAGCTGAGGAAAGAAAAGAACCCGAAAAATTCACCCTTCTCTATGTGGAGGATAATATTTCCAATCTCAAGCTTGTTACTCAGATACTGGCGAGGCGTTCCGATGTTTTGATGATTACGGCACAAACCGCCAAGCTGGGTCTCGAGCTTGCTTATGCTCATCGTCCTCATGTAATACTTCTCGATATTATGCTTCCTGATATGGACGGCTATGAAATGGTAAAGCATCTTCGCAAGAGGGAGGAGATGCTGGATATACCGATTGTTGCCTTAAGCGCTAATGCAATGCCCCGTGATATTGAACGGGGTCTCAAGGCAGGCTTTGCTCATTACCTGACGAAGCCTCTCGATATTGATCATTTTATGTCCGTTATGGATGAAGTTTTGTCACTGGCGGATAGGGAAAAAAAGAATAATATTTTCTAAAATGCAGAAATATTACATCTAATTATCTGTATATTTTGTCGGCCCTGTCTATTAAATCCTCAGGTATTTTCAAACCAAGCTTTTTGGCAACTTTCAGGTTCAGGGCAAGCTTCAGTTTTCTTGGATTGTGAGTTGTAAAGCCTTTGATAGGCTTACCGTCCAGGAATTGCTGTGCAATTTCACCTGCCTGACGTCCCACATCTTCACTGTCAAAGGTATAGGCCATCAGTGCTCCGTTTTTCACGTATTTTCCCGATATTCCAATGAGGGGGATGTTGTTTCTAAGAGAAAAGAGAAGCATATATTCCGTTGACTCATGGGTAATTGCCGTTGTATCGGGAGCCATCCAGAAAGCATCGATCTTTCCCTTCATGTCGGTAATGGCATTTATGGCTTCAGACTTATGCCTGATTTCTGTTGATACCAGGTTAATTCCAAGTTTTTTTGCAGCTTTTTCAGCTTCTTTAATGAGTGTCCCTGTTTTGGAAGAATTATAAATGGTTCCAATGTTTTTCGTTTTTGGAGCTGCCTGGAGCATTGTTTTAAACTGCTCGTAAGGTGGGATGTTCATGGATATGCCTGTTATATTTAGATCTGCTTCTCCCTTCTTGTTTTCCATGATAGTTTCAGGATTTAAAACAAAGGTAAAAATAACCGGTGTAGAGTGAGTTAATTTATCTTTTACGAGGGTTAATGCATCACTGCCCAATGTAAAAATAAGGTGCAGATTTTCATTACTGACCAGGACTGCTGCATTGTGGCCACTTTCCTCATCATAATCGATGAGGATTTCATCTACACTTGCATCGACACAAGATTTGAATGCATTGATTGCTTTATTATAAGGAACAATGTCGACACTCTTGATGGCGGTAATGCTTTGCGCATGGACTTTTTCTTTTGCAAAAGACAGGACTATAAGTAGAGCAAAAAAGGGCACCGGGGTTAAGTATGGCAAGCTATGTCTGAATAGAGAATTCATTCTAAATAATAGTGCGATGCAATGTAATGTGCTTGCTCAGACAAGAATAAATACGAGTTTCCGAGAAGTTGGCAATACAAATAAGCAATTATTATGAGAAAAGGGATTTACAATAGTTCATCGTTCCAGGTAAAGAAGCTAAACAGGATAAAAGTAACGGGGAAAATCGATGAGAGAGTATTATCCGGATTAATCAGTCATTATCAGAAAACTAATTGACTAATTATATGAAAAAAAGTTTCATTTGTAAATATTCAATTTATGAAAAATGTTTGAATAGGAATAAAATAAGAGTTTTTTGAGACTTCAGGCAGACTGAGTGGAAAATATAAAGAAACGGTTTTGTCATTTTTGTAAATCTTAATTTTTTTGGCTGAAGGCTGTTAATTTTTGGAAAGTATTAACAGGCTCCCCAGACTAAAAAAAATAAAAAAAGCAAAAAAAGCCGAAAGAAAGTTGAAAAAAAAGCAAAAAAAGCCGAGTAATAATTTTTATGTTGAGTTACATTCAATAGAAGAAGTGACAGGCACTGTAATGAAACATTAACTACTTAGTGTCATCCGGAAACTATGGTGGATCAAACTTTGTTTTCAATTTGGAATGGAGGGATTTTTTGCAAGGTCAAGGAAATCAAGGATTTGCGCGGAGACGTACTGCTGTACGTCGCACAAGCAAATCTGAAGATTGACGCAGAGATTGCGAAAAAGCACCCTTTCCGGATGAAAACTACTTATGAAAGGTTGGCTAAATGAACGTATGGTATCTTACTTTTCCTGACTGTTTAGAAGCATTGTTATTGATTTTTCAATGCCGGAAGAATAGACCGCCTTAGCTTGGATAAAAGATATTTGTTTTACTAACATTTAATAGAAATTTAAATAATTAATTAATTTAAGGGAGCGGACAATGAAATCGATTATTCAACTCGTATTTTCAGCGGTATTTCTTTTATTTATAACTACAAACATTTGGGCATTAGAATCTACCCAGACAATTAATGAGGATGGACAGGTTGTTGAAACTTTTTATATTAACGCCGATTCTCATCTAATAGCATTAACAGCCGGCCCG harbors:
- a CDS encoding ABC transporter substrate-binding protein; its protein translation is MNSLFRHSLPYLTPVPFFALLIVLSFAKEKVHAQSITAIKSVDIVPYNKAINAFKSCVDASVDEILIDYDEESGHNAAVLVSNENLHLIFTLGSDALTLVKDKLTHSTPVIFTFVLNPETIMENKKGEADLNITGISMNIPPYEQFKTMLQAAPKTKNIGTIYNSSKTGTLIKEAEKAAKKLGINLVSTEIRHKSEAINAITDMKGKIDAFWMAPDTTAITHESTEYMLLFSLRNNIPLIGISGKYVKNGALMAYTFDSEDVGRQAGEIAQQFLDGKPIKGFTTHNPRKLKLALNLKVAKKLGLKIPEDLIDRADKIYR